Below is a genomic region from Candidatus Cloacimonadota bacterium.
GATGCGATCGTTCTGGAAGCACAAAACGAAAATCCGGCTGAGAATGATAAAATGGAAACTCAACAGGTTGCAGATTCCACTAAGAAAACAGAACCGATAAGAATTTTTAAAGTAATCGAAAAAAAATGTATTGGTTGTAATATTTGTGCACATAAATGCCCGACAAATGCAATTGAGATGATCAACCGCAAGGCTGTTATTGATATGGAAAAATGTATCAAGTGCGGTATTTGTGAAGCAGTTTGCCCTGTTAATGCAATAAAAGATACGATGATTGCTCAAGACAGTTTGCAAAAAGCGGAATAGAATATTTTGATTGATGATAAAATTTTCAATAAATTTTTATCCGGTAAATTGGAATCTCGGGATGTGATGAAAATTACTATGGGTTTTCTATAAATAAAATAATAGCTTTTCTGCGAAAATTTACATTTAAAGCAAAACCTGATAAAGGAGTTCGGTGGGATTTCTCCGA
It encodes:
- a CDS encoding 4Fe-4S binding protein translates to MKKHLVIVLILIFAILIPLVIYSQNSKIYKIIESKCIGCQLCIKECPVDAITMQNGKAVIDAEKCIGCSLCVKACNFDAIVLEAQNENPAENDKMETQQVADSTKKTEPIRIFKVIEKKCIGCNICAHKCPTNAIEMINRKAVIDMEKCIKCGICEAVCPVNAIKDTMIAQDSLQKAE